Proteins encoded in a region of the Ptychodera flava strain L36383 chromosome 4, AS_Pfla_20210202, whole genome shotgun sequence genome:
- the LOC139132195 gene encoding sacsin-like, with the protein MDEVKSKDLEWYHGLFPLVRKEVAEVTGTRKGEWTFLAEQTMVYIASMRVKVLPMIKHSGLDEEVISWHEPVNEDNSVFFDSLERGNTGKLIRSFLMASGFNLLASPMTIHDSFLHSGVKVHEVTPVSIVDFMHSDPCAVGDLPCGIDVSTYKTVKSYLEVLKYVLTCIKDPKELIGLPLQLCADNTVGVFGTYDAPYLSAFTDLLPSLKHKFLSPDIYLILWKFMDRLDSSITVNVWKDLTPHELSQHLCSVLPDEWKNVPHSIKLSDVTNKEIYVQWLQLLWKYLCARTDGDPLHHLQSWPIIPITESSLMSPSNGKHVLNLFSKEDEWGFQLRVVQLLRKLRCPEVSKEIIEHILCTKEMVAKLLQPYVVSPEECKDVLSLIDYLMANRSISFDSISIPEAETFLQYFQEEIKSYSQQHIDILKKLPLYEKHSGELTSLYSYSKCHLLSGSFPEVPDGLWNKCNCVFLSPKHHLQLLLQGIGASAIDVFDVYKMYIIPNFHIFSHQSRVAHLKYIRDTLVRTHLNSEQKEYIIRILSSVELIPSEDGLLKRADYFFDPNNKVFMEMEDKFYHLPKDFANDHRWINFLKRLGLKTTVTKSLFLQYVNRVAASAISCTSAALKRILDKSKLLADELDCNNDLRTPDTFKEISKIKFIPSARVRDNLRNIHPPFLREGTDVVPFICYNGNISEHHMELAWTSCFLLPHWAIPRRYEYISDKEVDLHQYLGISDKQSLDSVINHCQNICDRMAKQNCPETEDSVPRKTRETLSSVLIKIYKYLQQNINNTHLKTRLSNTPLVLVDDNKMLVRANQLAYKLGPLPSDALQPYMYTPPRALGPYDALFQQLGTEENATFQQYACVLASVKDRCKDNTMHPNEKKKVLLAAKALFHYLSDETYENNSESVDRLYLPSTTNKLKLSTELYHGSNHLIHRIDQSEYDFILPLTECGCDERKGKMSVDLLPEKHRPKDVGKVVSEK; encoded by the coding sequence ATGGATGAAGTGAAATCAAAGGATTTGGAATGGTACCATGGCCTTTTTCCATTAGTACGGAAAGAGGTTGCTGAAGTGACAGGAACAAGAAAAGGGGAGTGGACTTTTCTTGCAGAACAAACAATGGTGTACATTGCCTCTATGCGTGTGAAAGTTTTACCAATGATCAAGCACAGTGGTTTAGATGAAGAAGTCATATCATGGCATGAACCAGTCAATGAAGATAACAGTGTGTTCTTTGACTCGTTAGAAAGGGGAAATACAGGAAAGCTGATAAGATCATTCTTAATGGCATCTGGTTTCAACCTCCTTGCCTCACCTATGACAATACATGACTCCTTCTTGCACTCTGGTGTTAAAGTGCATGAGGTGACCCCAGTATCTATTGTGGATTTTATGCATTCTGACCCCTGTGCAGTAGGAGACCTACCTTGTGGTATTGATGTTTCAACATACAAAACTGTCAAATCATACCTTGAAGTCTTGAAGTATGTCCTCACATGCATCAAAGATCCAAAAGAGTTGATAGGACTTCCACTCCAGTTATGTGCTGACAATACAGTCGGTGTTTTCGGGACTTATGATGCACCCTATCTTTCTGCGTTTACTGATCTGTTACCATCTCTAAAACACAAATTCCTCAGTCCAGACATTTACTTGATTTTATGGAAATTCATGGACAGACTTGACTCTTCTATTACTGTTAATGTCTGGAAAGACCTAACACCTCATGAACTTAGTCAGCATCTGTGCAGTGTGCTTCCAGATGAATGGAAAAATGTCCCTCACAGTATCAAACTTTCAGATGTGACTAACAAAGAGATATATGTTCAATGGCTGCAGCTGCTTTGGAAATATCTTTGTGCAAGAACAGATGGTGATCCACTACATCACCTGCAGTCATGGCCCATAATACCGATCACAGAGTCATCACTGATGTCACCGTCAAATGGAAAGCACGTTCTCAATTTGTTTTCGAAAGAAGATGAATGGGGTTTTCAGTTACGTGTTGTGCAACTATTAAGGAAACTGAGATGCCCAGAGGTTTCAAAAGAAATCATTGAACACATACTGTGTACAAAGGAAATGGTGGCAAAGCTACTCCAACCATATGTGGTATCTCCAGAAGAATGCAAGGATGTCTTGTCACTGATTGACTATTTGATGGCTAATAGGTCAATCTCTTTTGACAGTATTAGTATACCTGAGGCTGAAACCTTCCTTCAATACTTTCAAGAggaaattaaaagttacagccaaCAGCATATTGACATACTGAAGAAGCTGccactttatgagaaacacagtGGCGAATTAACAAGCCTGTACAGTTATAGCAAATGCCATTTGCTATCTGGATCATTTCCAGAAGTTCCTGATGGCCTGTGGAACAAGTGCAACTGTGTTTTCTTATCTCCTAAACATCATCTTCAGTTGCTACTTCAAGGTATAGGAGCATCTGCTATCGACGTTTTTGATGTGTACAAAATGTACATCATCCCCAATTTCCACATATTTTCCCATCAATCTCGAGTTGCTCACCTGAAGTACATAAGAGATACATTGGTACGAACCCATTTGAACAGCGAGCAAAAAGAATACATCATAAGAATCCTTTCATCAGTTGAATTGATTCCCTCAGAAGATGGCCTGCTGAAAAGGGCTGACTATTTCTTTGATCCAAACAACAAAGTGTTTATGGAAATGGAGGATAAATTCTATCATCTACCAAAAGACTTCGCCAATGATCACCGATGGATAAACTTTTTAAAAAGACTTGGTTTGAAAACAACAGTGACGAAATCTTTGTTTCTGCAATATGTCAATAGAGTTGCTGCCTCAGCCATAAGTTGCACATCTGCTGCTCTTAAACGAATTCTAGATAAATCGAAACTGCTAGCAGATGAACTTGACTGCAACAATGACTTGCGTACACCAGACACttttaaagaaatttcaaaaatcaagttCATTCCATCAGCGCGAGTCAGAGATAACTTACGTAATATACACCCTCCATTTCTGAGAGAAGGCACTGATGTCGTACCCTTTATCTGCTATAATGGTAACATATCTGAACATCATATGGAATTAGCTTGGACAAGCTGTTTCCTTCTACCACACTGGGCAATACCTAGACGATATGAATATATAAGCGACAAGGAGGTGGACTTACATCAATATCTTGGCATATCAGATAAACAATCACTTGACAGTGTCATAAatcattgtcaaaatatttgtgaccGGATGGCAAAGCAAAACTGCCCTGAAACTGAAGACAGTGTTCCCAGGAAGACAAGGGAGACTCTGTCGTCTGTGTTGATTAAGATATATAAATATCTGCAACAAAACATAAATAACACACATTTGAAGACAAGGCTATCTAATACACCCTTAGTACTGGTTGATGATAATAAAATGCTTGTACGTGCCAACCAACTTGCTTACAAGCTTGGCCCACTACCCAGTGATGCCCTACAGCCATATATGTATACACCACCACGAGCTCTTGGGCCATATGACGCACTATTCCAACAACTGGGAACTGAAGAGAATGCAACATTTCAGCAATATGCATGTGTTCTAGCTTCAGTCAAAGACAGATGCAAAGACAACACTATGCATCCAAATGAGAAAAAGAAAGTGCTATTGGCTGCAAAGGCTTTGTTTCATTACCTTAGTGATGAGACATATGAAAACAACAGTGAGAGTGTCGACAGGCTCTACTTGCCAAGTACAACCAATAAGCTTAAGTTATCTACTGAATTATATCATGGCAGTAATCATTTGATACAtcgaattgaccaatcagagtatGATTTCATCCTGCCTCTTACTGAATGCGGATGTGATGAAAGGAAGGGAAAGATGAGTGTTGACCTACTACCAGAAAAACACAGGCCAAAAGATGTTGGAAAGGTCGTATCTGAAAAATAA
- the LOC139131344 gene encoding sacsin-like, whose product MIYSPSTGEYIDGSEKQQQIFMSKSEDGFDLYLNHGDIPVDGRLLGQLVTKVNKIISWQLKDSLIIHTLLSEGVEHFEDILSKVYHIPEYDQIEGVKENVTSPGKPVPEDIVHLLNDDPINSFRAGEVVALRKSIQEGDGPESESEEYVFAEVIEVLDLHADSDDTLGLKRKYKVNTGGSEPVEVSCNDLFKFKRPEEPKPKDLEVYTGAGENNESETRAREDISLADAKSKIKKTLEAAFKLTEDERKKVIRRLYKQWHPDKNLDNEDIATAAFKFLQQEITRLESGKPDMESYSRFYEEWNSEAHRHRQQHETYQNHYHRHRNRHYRSTSSSHSYVPPSFCTTTPNPREARVWFRQAEQDLQSANNDLNIDNPSYNWVCFKVHQAAEKALKAAKYSIDGKPKHDSTSLLSLAYAIQTHSACPPGLDEDTAMLDKLGCDFSNTRYPRHYLIPSDSYKKQQAEDAVKVASQMLKHIKDFIGIRKF is encoded by the coding sequence ATGATTTACAGTCCATCTACAGGAGAATACATTGATGGAAGTGAAAAACAGCAACAAATATTCATGAGTAAAAGTGAAGATGGCTTTGACCTGTATTTGAATCACGGAGATATTCCAGTGGATGGTCGACTGCTAGGACAATTGGTCACTAAAGTGAACAAGATAATATCTTGGCAACTAAAAGACAGTTTGATTATTCACACTCTGCTGTCAGAAggtgttgaacattttgaagacatCCTTTCTAAAGTCTACCATATACCTGAATATGACCAAATTGAGGGAGTTAAAGAAAATGTAACTTCCCCGGGTAAACCAGTTCCTGAAGACATTGTTCATCTTTTGAACGATGATCCCATCAACAGTTTTCGTGCAGGTGAAGTTGTTGCATTACGAAAATCTATACAAGAAGGAGATGGGCCAGAAAGTGAATCAGAAGAATATGTTTTTGCTGAAGTAATTGAAGTACTTGAtcttcatgctgattcagatgATACACTTGgattaaaaagaaagtataagGTCAATACTGGAGGAAGTGAGCCTGTTGAAGTAAGCTGCAATGATCTCTTTAAGTTCAAGCGACCCGAAGAACCAAAACCAAAAGATCTTGAAGTTTACACTGGGGCAGGCGAGAATAATGAATCAGAAACCAGGGCTAGAGAAGATATATCACTAGCTGACGCAAAGtctaaaataaagaaaacattaGAAGCTGCTTTCAAGTTGACAGAAGATGAACGGAAGAAGGTCATCAGACGCCTGTACAAGCAGTGGCACCCAGACAAGAATCTAGACAATGAAGACATTGCCACTGCTGCTTTTAAGTTCCTCCAGCAGGAAATTACTAGACTGGAGAGCGGGAAGCCAGATATGGAAAGTTACAGCAGGTTCTATGAAGAATGGAATTCAGAAGCTCATCGCCATagacaacaacatgaaacataTCAAAATCATTACCACAGACATCGGAATAGACATTATCGTTCAACGAGTTCTTCCCACTCCTATGTCCCACCTTCATTCTGCACAACTACGCCAAATCCTCGAGAAGCTAGAGTATGGTTTAGGCAGGCAGAGCAAGATCTTCAGTCAGCGAATAATGACCTTAATATTGACAACCCCTCCTACAATTGGGTATGCTTCAAGGTTCACCAGGCAGCCGAAAAGGCACTAAAAGCAGCGAAGTACTCTATTGATGGCAAACCAAAGCACGACAGTACGAGTTTGTTGTCACTGGCATATGCGATTCAAACACACTCTGCATGCCCACCTGGACTAGACGAAGATACAGCTATGTTGGATAAACTTGGTTGTGACTTCAGCAACACCAGGTATCCTCGCCATTATCTGATACCAAGCGATTCCTACAAGAAGCAACAAGCAGAGGATGCAGTCAAAGTGGCGTCACAGATGCTGAAACATATAAAGGACTTCATTGGCATCCGGAAATTTTAG